The following proteins are encoded in a genomic region of Aquella oligotrophica:
- the ppk1 gene encoding polyphosphate kinase 1, which produces MTTINILNDREVMLNRELGLIQFYRRVLAQVLDVNVPLLERLRYLCIVTKNCDELFEVRVARLLKWEKEQPTKLLADGLKVTEALALIRSEVYKLYSDIYSIYHNTMIPALNKQDIFILQARNWNKEQQKWAYNYFINELKPVLTPISIDPSHPFPRVPNKSLHFAVELDGKDQFGRESKIAIVEAPRILPRVIALPPELSGNKHVFILLQDIISQHVNEFFYGMVVRGCYPFRVTRAADINVNSDQKNLRHAVTRELLKRKYAECSRIELDVSNGQPEDKFTDILLKQFNLSKPDLYWVNGPVNLSRLSEVANLVDNDSLKFTPYNPGLPKELVSEPDIFKAMTKTDILLHTPYQSFDPVVELTRRAAEDPNVLAVKMTVYRTGNDSELVQNLIKAARAGKQVVASIELFARFDEEANVELANQLEEAGAHVVYGVMGYKVHAKMLTIIRKEGQQLRHYVHLGTGNYHQTTAKIYTDFGLLTTNKEIARDVDNIFSQITGVGKAGVLGVLFQSPFTLHDMVMKAIERETFNALSGKKAEIIAKMNSLVENQIIRALYRASQAGVKITLIVRGACSLRPLIPGISDNITVRSVVGRFLEHHRVFYFYDSGNEDVFIASADWMKRNFFKRVETCIPILNDKIKRRIIDESLKLYMQDNVNSWHMNADGSYSPVEQTGKRICAQEFLMDKLGVPIFKETLAMQLTQQVEALRANSKAPVPSVKKDSAMVTTTPRKRNSRATANEKPAEKTTPKPRLKKPIIKG; this is translated from the coding sequence ATGACTACTATAAATATCCTCAACGATCGCGAAGTTATGCTTAACCGGGAACTTGGACTGATTCAGTTTTATCGCCGGGTTTTAGCGCAAGTGCTTGATGTTAATGTGCCATTACTTGAACGGCTACGTTATCTTTGTATTGTTACCAAGAACTGCGATGAATTGTTTGAAGTGCGAGTTGCTAGATTACTAAAATGGGAAAAAGAGCAACCAACCAAACTGCTCGCCGATGGTTTGAAGGTTACTGAAGCGTTGGCGCTTATTCGTAGTGAAGTGTACAAGTTATATAGTGATATTTACTCTATTTATCATAATACGATGATTCCTGCCTTAAATAAACAGGATATTTTTATCTTACAGGCAAGAAACTGGAATAAAGAACAGCAAAAATGGGCATATAACTATTTTATTAATGAATTAAAACCAGTTCTTACTCCTATAAGCATTGACCCATCACATCCATTTCCCCGAGTGCCGAATAAAAGCTTACATTTTGCAGTTGAATTGGATGGTAAGGATCAGTTTGGGCGTGAATCAAAGATTGCCATTGTTGAGGCACCGCGGATTTTACCGCGGGTTATTGCATTACCGCCAGAATTATCTGGTAATAAGCATGTTTTTATCCTGTTACAAGATATTATTAGCCAGCATGTAAATGAGTTCTTTTATGGAATGGTAGTAAGGGGCTGTTATCCATTCAGGGTTACTAGAGCCGCGGACATAAATGTTAACTCTGATCAGAAAAATTTACGCCATGCCGTTACGCGAGAGTTATTAAAACGTAAATATGCTGAATGTTCAAGGATTGAACTAGATGTTTCGAACGGTCAGCCAGAAGACAAATTTACCGATATACTACTAAAACAATTTAATTTGAGTAAACCCGATTTATATTGGGTTAACGGTCCAGTTAATTTATCTCGATTGTCAGAAGTTGCTAATCTGGTAGATAATGATAGCCTTAAATTTACACCTTATAATCCTGGGTTGCCTAAAGAATTGGTCTCTGAGCCAGATATTTTTAAGGCGATGACCAAAACAGATATTTTATTACATACTCCATATCAGTCCTTTGATCCTGTAGTAGAATTAACTCGTCGCGCGGCAGAGGATCCGAATGTACTTGCTGTTAAAATGACAGTATATCGAACTGGGAATGACTCCGAACTTGTGCAGAATTTGATTAAAGCAGCCCGTGCGGGTAAACAGGTGGTTGCTTCGATAGAGCTATTTGCACGCTTTGATGAGGAAGCCAATGTTGAATTGGCAAATCAGCTTGAAGAGGCTGGTGCGCACGTGGTTTATGGAGTTATGGGCTACAAAGTTCATGCAAAGATGCTGACGATTATTCGCAAAGAAGGTCAGCAACTAAGACATTATGTTCATCTTGGTACTGGTAATTATCACCAAACAACTGCAAAAATTTATACTGACTTCGGTTTACTAACTACAAATAAGGAAATCGCCCGTGACGTTGACAATATTTTTAGTCAGATAACTGGTGTAGGAAAGGCAGGGGTTTTAGGGGTATTATTTCAATCTCCATTTACTCTTCATGATATGGTTATGAAGGCAATTGAGCGTGAAACCTTTAATGCATTAAGTGGCAAGAAGGCAGAAATAATTGCCAAAATGAATTCACTAGTTGAAAATCAAATAATTCGTGCGTTATACCGGGCATCACAAGCTGGTGTTAAAATTACGCTGATTGTTCGCGGAGCATGTTCATTACGCCCTTTAATACCCGGAATTTCAGATAATATTACTGTACGGTCGGTAGTTGGTCGGTTTCTTGAACATCATCGGGTTTTTTATTTTTACGATTCTGGGAACGAAGATGTTTTTATTGCCTCTGCTGATTGGATGAAACGCAATTTCTTTAAACGAGTCGAAACTTGTATCCCGATTTTAAATGATAAGATCAAACGGCGGATAATTGACGAGAGCTTGAAGCTTTATATGCAGGATAATGTGAATTCATGGCATATGAATGCCGATGGTAGCTATTCACCAGTTGAACAGACTGGTAAGCGGATTTGTGCCCAAGAATTTTTGATGGATAAGTTGGGTGTTCCCATCTTTAAGGAAACTTTAGCTATGCAGCTTACCCAACAGGTAGAAGCCTTACGAGCTAATAGTAAAGCTCCGGTGCCTTCAGTGAAAAAAGATTCTGCTATGGTTACCACCACCCCGCGAAAGCGTAACTCTCGAGCTACAGCTAATGAAAAGCCAGCTGAAAAAACTACTCCTAAGCCACGTTTGAAAAAGCCGATTATTAAAGGTTAA
- the lptE gene encoding LPS assembly lipoprotein LptE, which yields MLKNLLLLSFIFILAACGFHLRGVAGSYSFPFKTVFLNCDTPVICPGLKNTIKAESLTMLVTNKESAEVVISVSNEQTSRDTLDFNSVGQIASYILTYRVTARIYNLQGDQLGNDIIVQNQQVMAYNNSLILSSQQQEENTWDQLHQNVINALIRRIVYFHDAPLVSPAYASESR from the coding sequence ATGTTAAAAAATTTACTATTATTGTCGTTTATTTTTATTTTAGCCGCCTGCGGTTTTCATTTGCGTGGTGTTGCTGGTAGTTATAGTTTTCCTTTTAAAACAGTGTTTTTGAATTGTGATACTCCTGTTATTTGTCCTGGTTTGAAAAATACGATCAAGGCAGAGTCTCTGACCATGCTTGTAACGAATAAGGAAAGTGCTGAAGTGGTTATTAGTGTTAGTAATGAACAAACTAGTCGTGATACACTCGATTTTAATAGTGTTGGTCAAATTGCTAGTTATATCCTTACATACCGTGTCACAGCTCGTATTTATAATTTGCAGGGTGATCAGCTTGGTAATGATATTATAGTACAAAATCAGCAGGTTATGGCATATAATAATAGTTTAATTCTGTCATCACAGCAGCAGGAAGAAAATACTTGGGATCAGCTCCATCAGAATGTTATTAATGCACTTATACGCAGGATCGTGTATTTTCATGACGCACCATTAGTTTCCCCAGCTTATGCCTCAGAATCTCGTTAG